From Scylla paramamosain isolate STU-SP2022 unplaced genomic scaffold, ASM3559412v1 Contig1, whole genome shotgun sequence, a single genomic window includes:
- the LOC135095742 gene encoding uncharacterized protein LOC135095742 isoform X1 translates to MGAPLLFGPLLGLTQDPKVYGRPQPLIHPRLEAYEETTLKRLSAYCFMCEKSVMGAEVLLHLYFGELGCKYCNHSIKNCDAFRSGYPMTGVCRGCSEEHNASRWVVPTMKYITYHTRKHLSIGLEVQTHELSQDMVMQAASKYIRALLPLRRIYPWRSALKSVSKAGTSVDLSNLPPRLKRLKNAGGARTGEVKMFGVSGLLCLEKSLVRLQAMEERSSRPGIGTCEENKGNSLDYTNTSDDSDTDASDVPKTVTQSRLKDRTSQPVQVKCEGSEVAGFLDSRYAELSNTLEIVKKEIEEERVLSAQPLQYSVKHEVSDLADSLDGRDLSDMLEIVKEEIKEERDLSPQPPARRNTQHITPQDSGTCSALQQTLQKQEEHNATPKRHTNHLPPQDSGTCSALQQTLQKQEEHNATPKKHKHHLTPQESGKHSMSPPVSSPHPKQQKSQKLDRKIKQEDTDRSNEGEMETGMSGHLQLGESVLSSVWERYVSVQEGAEKCGEEIRPENALDDKEPDGAMIKSQNMEERTENKDTKGHKKKLEKEKKRRFSLQESEKCGEEETGQNNTLDNGKECDDAMINSILKLEKKKRRFSLQEKSEKCGDEEIGQRNTLDNGKECDDAMINSILKLEKKKKCGFSLQESEKCDEEIGQKNTLDNGKEPDDAVIESILKMEEKEKHRFSLQESEKCGAEEEIRPENTLGDIKADNKARRSMLRLERKKNRTTTSFENFELVELVSANENTEIETENTQNAAEEKAENVDKKTHKKRKKVKTENTIESPEIETENTQITAETTQNMEERTENKDTKGHKKRSKIRVVNFFGNPESYLTENTDAKTHKRKKTKQINTFENTQDDFIENIDSDRHRKIRLVNTFDNTQNDTKENITINTHKRRKIKVENNIGSSGNITTNTQDAIKNNLKPENTSKTHRKKKKQDNALENTHSTLENTKNIFRNTKNALENILIILENTQHTIGNTQHILKNTQSILETTQNTQIHLENVLREYSKEREQEYTFENTHCTQKQDRGSNTTQQNTYRKKRKQENNLENTSSQDTHKTGKRKVTVVNPSELSLPATTDTDTLQAPHRRETDTFPTSPAKKNKKKRVKIEEICIETPVIEDIKGKMKSSAPANVERNPAKECKKRKRLKIEEISVQVPASEENECSRARTESIARVNEETTPVKKRSKKREKLETPIITLTSPINEHSMNKTTPAAEQKRKKRKLQSMSISTPASMPHILPQATSTPVNATNTLPKPQKKRKGKHIPTSEGNKGTPAIIPLIFLDTPTKKNTLPKPQKKKKGKHPPTSEGNEGAPAIIPLILLDAPTKENTLPKTQKKRKDKHTAVTAEINLITKPCMLSDPLSTPANIATTLSKSLKKKKEKNTLAYHDDISASTDHTPANLEDTPVERHKKKSKKMKTQSDPGSMVGAPASITSFPVVAPCSNPVEEPSPPVNMDCSQTRPKKKKKKHIPANTSEIRAENIETPGNTCNTSVKPYMKIKGKKNKVIPVRVCTALANMKDTTEKAEMTIKKMKKNRNPAKALDKIANIDNNTDKQCTKEKDTKKRKHNPAST, encoded by the coding sequence ATGGGTGCTCCACTCTTATTTGGCCCACTACTTGGTCTAACCCAGGACCCCAAGGTGTATGGCCGGCCGCAGCCCCTCATACACCCCAGACTGGAGGCGTACGAGGAGACGACCCTGAAGCGACTGTCAGCCTATTGTTTCATGTGTGAGAAGAGCGTGATGGGTGCCGAAGTTCTCCTGCACCTGTACTTCGGCGAGCTTGGTTGCAAATACTGCAACCATTCCATTAAAAATTGTGATGCGTTCCGCTCAGGATACCCCATGACTGGCGTGTGTCGAGGCTGCAGCGAGGAGCACAACGCGAGCCGCTGGGTGGTGCCGACGATGAAATATATCACGTACCACACTCGCAAACACCTCTCCATTGGCCTAGAGGTCCAGACCCACGAGCTGAGCCAAGACATGGTAATGCAGGCAGCTTCTAAGTACATCCGTGCCCTGCTCCCCCTCAGACGCATCTACCCCTGGCGGTCTGCCCTGAAGTCCGTCTCGAAGGCAGGCACGTCGGTTGATCTCAGCAATCTGCCGCCTCGCCTAAAACGGCTGAAGAACGCTGGTGGTGCAAGGACGGGGGAAGTCAAAATGTTCGGTGTGAGTGGCCTCTTGTGTTTAGAGAAGTCATTGGTGAGACTACAGGCGATGGAAGAGAGATCATCACGGCCAGGAATAGGGACGtgtgaggaaaataaaggtaaCTCTCTTGACTACACAAACACTAGTGATGACAGCGATACCGACGCAAGTGATGTGCCAAAAACAGTCACACAGTCAAGGTTGAAAGACCGAACATCACAGCCAGTACAGGTGAAGTGTGAGGGGAGTGAAGTGGCTGGCTTCCTTGATAGCAGATATGCAGAGCTGAGCAATACATTGGaaatagtgaagaaagaaatagaggaggaaagggtattATCAGCTCAGCCACTACAGTACTCGGTGAAGCATGAGGTGAGTGATCTGGCAGACTCCCTTGATGGCAGAGACCTGAGTGACATGCTGGaaatagtgaaggaggaaataaaggaagaaagagacttGTCACCCCAACCACCAGCTCGGAGAAACACGCAACACATTACACCCCAGGACTCAGGTACGTGCAGCGCCTTACAACAAACACTCCAGAAACAAGAGGAACACAATGCAACACCCAAGAGACACACAAATCATTTACCACCCCAGGACTCAGGTACATGCAGCGCCTTACAACAAACACTCCAGAAACAAGAGGAACACAATGCAACACCCAAGAAGCACAAACACCATCTAACACCCCAGGAATCAGGTAAACACTCCATGTCACCACCAGTGTCATCACCACACCCAAAACAGCAGAAATCTCAGAAGCTggataggaaaataaaacaagaagacaCTGATAGGAGCAATGAAGGGGAAATGGAGACAGGCATGAGCGGACATTTGCAACTGGGAGAGTCAGTGTTGAGCTCAGTGTGGGAGAGATATGTGTCAGTACAGGAGGGAGCAGAAAAGTGTGGTGAAGAGATTAGACCAGAAAATGCACTTGATGATAAAGAACCTGATGGTGCCATGATAAAGTCACAGAACATggaagagagaacagagaacaAAGATACCAAAGGACATAAGAAGAAgttggaaaaggagaaaaaacggAGATTCTCGCTACAAGAATCGGAAAagtgtggtgaggaggagacaggacaaaataacACACTTGATAATGGAAAAGAATGTGATGATGCCATGATAAACTCAATATTGaagttggaaaagaaaaaacgcaGATTCTCACTACAAGAGAAATCGGAAAAGTGTGGTGATGAGGAGATAGGACAAAGAAACACACTTGATAATGGAAAAGAATGTGATGATGCCATGATAAACTCAATATTGAaattggaaaagaagaaaaaatgtggaTTCTCACTACAAGAATCAGAAAAGTGTGATGAGGagataggacaaaaaaatacacttgataATGGAAAAGAACCTGATGATGCTGTGATAGAGTCAATattgaagatggaggagaaggaaaaacacagaTTCTCACTACAAGAATCAGAAAAGTGTGGTGCGGAGGAGGAGATTAGACCAGAAAACACACTTGGCGACATAAAAGCTGATAATAAAGCGAGAAGGTCAATGCTGAGgcttgaaaggaagaaaaacagaacaacaacatcattTGAAAACTTTGAACTGGTTGAACTGGTAAGCGCCAATGAGAACACAGAGATTGAGACTGAGAACACACAGAATGCAGCTGAAGAGAAAGCAGAGAACGTAGATAAAAAGAcgcacaagaagaggaagaaggtaaaaacTGAGAACACCATTGAGAGCCCAGAGATCGAAACTGAGAACACACAGATCACCGCAGAAACCACACAGAACATggaagagagaacagagaacaAAGATACCAAAGGACataagaagaggagtaagataAGGGTCGTAAACTTTTTTGGAAACCCAGAGAGTTATTTAACAGAGAATACAGATGCCAAAacacacaagagaaagaaaacaaaacaaataaacactttTGAAAATACACAGGATGATTTTATAGAGAACATAGATTCCGACAGACACAGAAAGATAAGATTAGTGAACACCTTTGATAACACACAGAATGACACTAAAGAGAACATaactatcaacacacacaagagaagaaagattaaggtaGAAAACAACATTGGAAGCTCAGGcaacatcactaccaacacACAGGATGCTATAAAGAACAATTTGAAGCCAGAGAacacatcaaaaacacacaggaagaagaaaaaacaagacaatgctcttgaaaacacacatagcactcttgaaaacacaaagaacatcttcagaaacacaaaaaacgcccttgaaaacatATTAATTATCCtcgaaaacacacaacacaccattggaaacacacaacacatccttaaaaacacacaGAGCATCCtggaaacaacacaaaacacccaaatacactTAGAAAACGTACTTAGAGAATATagtaaggaaagagaacaagaatacACCTTTGAAAACACACACTGCACCCAAAAACAGGACAGAggcagcaacacaacacaacaaaacacatataggaagaaaagaaagcaagaaaacaaccttgaaaacacatccagccaagacacacacaaaacagggaagagaaaggttACAGTGGTAAATCCTTCTGAACTAAGTCTCCCTGCCAccacagacacagacacccTGCAAGCACCACACAGGAGGGAGACAGACACCTTCCCTACCTCCCCtgccaagaaaaataagaagaaaagggtaaaaatagaagagataTGTATAGAAACCCCTGTCATTGAGGATATTAAGGGTAAAATGAAGTCTTCTGCCCCTGCTAATGTGGAAAGAAACCCTGCCAAGGaatgtaagaagaggaaaagattaaaaatagaaGAGATATCTGTACAAGTCCCTGCCAGTGAAGAGAATGAGTGTAGCAGGGCCAGAACTGAGTCTATTGCCCGTGTCAATGAGGAAACAACCCCTGTCAAGAAACGCagtaagaaaagggaaaaattagaAACACCCATTATCACATTAACTTCCCCTATCAACGAACACAGTATGAACAAAACCACCCCTGCCgcagaacagaagaggaagaagagaaaactgcAGAGTATGTCCATTTCTACCCCTGCCAGCATGCCGCACATCCTGCCGCAAGCAACCAGCACCCCTGTCAACGCCACGAACACCCTGCCAAAGCctcagaagaagaggaaaggcaaaCATATCCCTACCAGcgagggaaataaaggaacCCCTGCCATAATCCCTCTCATCTTTCTAGATACCCCTACCAAGAAGAACACCCTGCCAAAGcctcagaagaagaagaaaggcaaaCATCCCCCTACCagtgagggaaatgaaggagccCCTGCCAtaatccctctcatccttctagATGCCCCTACCAAGGAGAACACCCTGCCAAAGAcccaaaagaagaggaaagataaacacACCGCTGTCACTGCAGAAATTAACCTTATTACCAAACCTTGCATGCTGTCAGATCCACTCAGCACCCCTGCCAACATCGCAACTACCCTGTCAAAGTctctgaagaagaaaaaagagaaaaacacccTTGCTTATCATGATGACATCTCTGCTAGTACAGACCATACCCCTGCCAACCTGGAGGACACCCCTGTCGAGAGACacaaaaagaagagtaaaaagatgaaaactcaATCCGACCCTGGCAGTATGGTTGGTGCCCCTGccagcataaccagtttccctgTCGTTGCACCCTGTAGCAACCCTGTAGAGGAGCCTAGTCCCCCTGTCAACATGGATTGCTCACAGACAAgaccaaagaagaagaagaagaagcacatcCCTGCCAACACCTCAGAAATCCGTGCTGAGAACATAGAGACCCCTGGCAACACATGCAACACCTCCGTTAAACCCTACATGAAAattaaggggaagaaaaataaggttaTCCCTGTCAGAGTATGCACCGCCCTTGCCAACATGAAAGACACTACTGAAAAGGCAGAAATGACgattaaaaagatgaaaaagaatcgTAACCCTGCCAAGGCCTTAGATAAAATTGCCAACATAGACAATAACACAGATAAACAATgcacaaaggagaaagacactaaaaaacgaaaacacaaCCCTGCCagcacttaa
- the LOC135095744 gene encoding zinc finger protein OZF-like: MTEAPQQHTKQSSSVEEEENKTFECQECHQALPNKSQYIQHTLSHIGVEIHSCEQCNKLFNRASLLRQHSLVHAGRKHECGVCGKMFSQRGNMQRHLNTHDGVKKYKCDECGKCFAYKCTLTEHARIHSGVMEYKCGECGKEFIHKANYTQHLNLHSEINKHVCGECGKEFGYKTSYDQHLNTHSKVKRFRCEECGKEFNFKSNLKQHMNVHASVRTSERCEVCGKHFSNKSNLRQHYKKHLGVKKYKCEVCDERFTLESTLTKHLAATHTDVEMYKCNECGKQYLHKYDLTRHAAVHSGLKPYKCEICSKTFSHKNTWKRHGDVHAGLREFKCEECGKMFTQKGVLGKHLETVHAGIRNFECSECGRRLSQKSHLQRHLLKVHRKKL, from the coding sequence ATGACAGAGGCACCCCagcaacacacaaaacaaagcagcagtgtggaggaggaggagaacaagaccTTTGAATGCCAGGAATGCCACCAAGCCCTGCCAAACAAGAGCCAGTACATACAGCACACACTGAGTCATATTGGCGTTGAGATACACAGCTGTGAACAGTGTAATAAACTCTTCAACCGCGCCAGCCTCCTGCGGCAACACTCGCTGGTTCACGCGGGGAGGAAACATGAGTGTGGGGTGTGTGGGAAGATGTTTAGCCAGCGGGGAAACATGCAGAGACACTTGAACACACACGATGGGGTGAAGAAGTATAAGTGTGACGAATGTGGGAAGTGTTTCGCGTATAAATGCACGCTGACCGAGCACGCACGTATCCATTCTGGCGTGATGGAGTACAAATGTGGGGAGTGTGGCAAGGAGTTTATACACAAGGCAAATTACACGCAGCATCTCAACCTACACTCGGAGATCAATAAACACGTGTGTGGGGAGTGTGGCAAGGAGTTCGGGTACAAGACGAGCTACGACCAGCACCtcaacacacacagcaaagtcAAGAGGTTCCGCTGTGAGGAGTGCGGGAAGGAATTCAACTTCAAGAGCAACCTCAAGCAACACATGAACGTCCACGCCAGTGTCCGGACGTCCGAGAGGTGCGAGGTATGCGGCAAACACTTTTCAAATAAGAGCAACCTAAGGCAGCACTACAAGAAGCACTTAGGCGTTAAGAAATATAAGTGTGAGGTGTGCGACGAACGGTTCACCTTAGAGAGCACCCTCACCAAGCACCTGgcggccacacacacagacgtcgAAATGTACAAATGCAACGAGTGCGGCAAACAGTATCTCCATAAGTACGACCTGACAAGACACGCGGCAGTGCACAGCGGTCTAAAGCCTTATAAATGCGAGATATGCAGCAAGACCTTTAGCCACAAGAACACCTGGAAGAGACATGGGGATGTGCACGCCGGCCTGAGGGAATTCAAGTGTGAGGAGTGTGGCAAGATGTTTACGCAGAAGGGGGTGCTCGGCAAACACCTTGAGACTGTGCATGCTGGGATTAGAAACTTTGAGTGCTCGGAATGTGGCAGGAGGCTCTCGCAGAAGTCGCACCTACAGAGACACTTGCTAAAGGTGCACAGGAAGAAATTATGA
- the LOC135095747 gene encoding PCNA-associated factor-like has translation MVRTRAEATVTKVSAAKAPRKVFSASSAGSSSSSSSSATPSKSSKYSSGNSYNPQPVPEWQKGIGSFFKPSEAPRTQAGQGSLECDGRGSGTSSSTSPSPSPSSPLKNGGVSDGDD, from the exons ATGGTGCGCACGCGAGCCGAGGCCACGGTTACCAAGGTGTCTGCAGCAAAGGCCCCACGTAAGGTTTTCAGCGCCTCCAGTGCggggtcttcctcctcctcctcctcctctgccacgcCCTCCAAGTCTTCcaa gtACAGCAGTGGAAACTCGTACAACCCACAGCCCGTCCCGGAGTGGCAGAAAGGCATTGGGTCCTTCTTCAAGCCCTCTGAGGCCCCGAGGACACAGGCAGGGCAGGGAAGCTTGGAGTGTGATGGGCGGGGCAGTGGTACCAgctcctctacctctccctctccttctccttcctcgccTCTGAAAAATGGTGGTGTTTCTGATGGTGacgattga
- the LOC135095742 gene encoding uncharacterized protein LOC135095742 isoform X2 — protein MGAPLLFGPLLGLTQDPKVYGRPQPLIHPRLEAYEETTLKRLSAYCFMCEKSVMGAEVLLHLYFGELGCKYCNHSIKNCDAFRSGYPMTGVCRGCSEEHNASRWVVPTMKYITYHTRKHLSIGLEVQTHELSQDMVMQAASKYIRALLPLRRIYPWRSALKSVSKAGTSVDLSNLPPRLKRLKNAGGARTGEVKMFGVSGLLCLEKSLVRLQAMEERSSRPGIGTCEENKGNSLDYTNTSDDSDTDASDVPKTVTQSRLKDRTSQPVQVKCEGSEVAGFLDSRYAELSNTLEIVKKEIEEERVLSAQPLQYSVKHEVSDLADSLDGRDLSDMLEIVKEEIKEERDLSPQPPARRNTQHITPQDSGTCSALQQTLQKQEEHNATPKKHKHHLTPQESGKHSMSPPVSSPHPKQQKSQKLDRKIKQEDTDRSNEGEMETGMSGHLQLGESVLSSVWERYVSVQEGAEKCGEEIRPENALDDKEPDGAMIKSQNMEERTENKDTKGHKKKLEKEKKRRFSLQESEKCGEEETGQNNTLDNGKECDDAMINSILKLEKKKRRFSLQEKSEKCGDEEIGQRNTLDNGKECDDAMINSILKLEKKKKCGFSLQESEKCDEEIGQKNTLDNGKEPDDAVIESILKMEEKEKHRFSLQESEKCGAEEEIRPENTLGDIKADNKARRSMLRLERKKNRTTTSFENFELVELVSANENTEIETENTQNAAEEKAENVDKKTHKKRKKVKTENTIESPEIETENTQITAETTQNMEERTENKDTKGHKKRSKIRVVNFFGNPESYLTENTDAKTHKRKKTKQINTFENTQDDFIENIDSDRHRKIRLVNTFDNTQNDTKENITINTHKRRKIKVENNIGSSGNITTNTQDAIKNNLKPENTSKTHRKKKKQDNALENTHSTLENTKNIFRNTKNALENILIILENTQHTIGNTQHILKNTQSILETTQNTQIHLENVLREYSKEREQEYTFENTHCTQKQDRGSNTTQQNTYRKKRKQENNLENTSSQDTHKTGKRKVTVVNPSELSLPATTDTDTLQAPHRRETDTFPTSPAKKNKKKRVKIEEICIETPVIEDIKGKMKSSAPANVERNPAKECKKRKRLKIEEISVQVPASEENECSRARTESIARVNEETTPVKKRSKKREKLETPIITLTSPINEHSMNKTTPAAEQKRKKRKLQSMSISTPASMPHILPQATSTPVNATNTLPKPQKKRKGKHIPTSEGNKGTPAIIPLIFLDTPTKKNTLPKPQKKKKGKHPPTSEGNEGAPAIIPLILLDAPTKENTLPKTQKKRKDKHTAVTAEINLITKPCMLSDPLSTPANIATTLSKSLKKKKEKNTLAYHDDISASTDHTPANLEDTPVERHKKKSKKMKTQSDPGSMVGAPASITSFPVVAPCSNPVEEPSPPVNMDCSQTRPKKKKKKHIPANTSEIRAENIETPGNTCNTSVKPYMKIKGKKNKVIPVRVCTALANMKDTTEKAEMTIKKMKKNRNPAKALDKIANIDNNTDKQCTKEKDTKKRKHNPAST, from the exons ATGGGTGCTCCACTCTTATTTGGCCCACTACTTGGTCTAACCCAGGACCCCAAGGTGTATGGCCGGCCGCAGCCCCTCATACACCCCAGACTGGAGGCGTACGAGGAGACGACCCTGAAGCGACTGTCAGCCTATTGTTTCATGTGTGAGAAGAGCGTGATGGGTGCCGAAGTTCTCCTGCACCTGTACTTCGGCGAGCTTGGTTGCAAATACTGCAACCATTCCATTAAAAATTGTGATGCGTTCCGCTCAGGATACCCCATGACTGGCGTGTGTCGAGGCTGCAGCGAGGAGCACAACGCGAGCCGCTGGGTGGTGCCGACGATGAAATATATCACGTACCACACTCGCAAACACCTCTCCATTGGCCTAGAGGTCCAGACCCACGAGCTGAGCCAAGACATGGTAATGCAGGCAGCTTCTAAGTACATCCGTGCCCTGCTCCCCCTCAGACGCATCTACCCCTGGCGGTCTGCCCTGAAGTCCGTCTCGAAGGCAGGCACGTCGGTTGATCTCAGCAATCTGCCGCCTCGCCTAAAACGGCTGAAGAACGCTGGTGGTGCAAGGACGGGGGAAGTCAAAATGTTCGGTGTGAGTGGCCTCTTGTGTTTAGAGAAGTCATTGGTGAGACTACAGGCGATGGAAGAGAGATCATCACGGCCAGGAATAGGGACGtgtgaggaaaataaaggtaaCTCTCTTGACTACACAAACACTAGTGATGACAGCGATACCGACGCAAGTGATGTGCCAAAAACAGTCACACAGTCAAGGTTGAAAGACCGAACATCACAGCCAGTACAGGTGAAGTGTGAGGGGAGTGAAGTGGCTGGCTTCCTTGATAGCAGATATGCAGAGCTGAGCAATACATTGGaaatagtgaagaaagaaatagaggaggaaagggtattATCAGCTCAGCCACTACAGTACTCGGTGAAGCATGAGGTGAGTGATCTGGCAGACTCCCTTGATGGCAGAGACCTGAGTGACATGCTGGaaatagtgaaggaggaaataaaggaagaaagagacttGTCACCCCAACCACCAGCTCGGAGAAACACGCAACACATTACACCCCAGGACTCAG GTACATGCAGCGCCTTACAACAAACACTCCAGAAACAAGAGGAACACAATGCAACACCCAAGAAGCACAAACACCATCTAACACCCCAGGAATCAGGTAAACACTCCATGTCACCACCAGTGTCATCACCACACCCAAAACAGCAGAAATCTCAGAAGCTggataggaaaataaaacaagaagacaCTGATAGGAGCAATGAAGGGGAAATGGAGACAGGCATGAGCGGACATTTGCAACTGGGAGAGTCAGTGTTGAGCTCAGTGTGGGAGAGATATGTGTCAGTACAGGAGGGAGCAGAAAAGTGTGGTGAAGAGATTAGACCAGAAAATGCACTTGATGATAAAGAACCTGATGGTGCCATGATAAAGTCACAGAACATggaagagagaacagagaacaAAGATACCAAAGGACATAAGAAGAAgttggaaaaggagaaaaaacggAGATTCTCGCTACAAGAATCGGAAAagtgtggtgaggaggagacaggacaaaataacACACTTGATAATGGAAAAGAATGTGATGATGCCATGATAAACTCAATATTGaagttggaaaagaaaaaacgcaGATTCTCACTACAAGAGAAATCGGAAAAGTGTGGTGATGAGGAGATAGGACAAAGAAACACACTTGATAATGGAAAAGAATGTGATGATGCCATGATAAACTCAATATTGAaattggaaaagaagaaaaaatgtggaTTCTCACTACAAGAATCAGAAAAGTGTGATGAGGagataggacaaaaaaatacacttgataATGGAAAAGAACCTGATGATGCTGTGATAGAGTCAATattgaagatggaggagaaggaaaaacacagaTTCTCACTACAAGAATCAGAAAAGTGTGGTGCGGAGGAGGAGATTAGACCAGAAAACACACTTGGCGACATAAAAGCTGATAATAAAGCGAGAAGGTCAATGCTGAGgcttgaaaggaagaaaaacagaacaacaacatcattTGAAAACTTTGAACTGGTTGAACTGGTAAGCGCCAATGAGAACACAGAGATTGAGACTGAGAACACACAGAATGCAGCTGAAGAGAAAGCAGAGAACGTAGATAAAAAGAcgcacaagaagaggaagaaggtaaaaacTGAGAACACCATTGAGAGCCCAGAGATCGAAACTGAGAACACACAGATCACCGCAGAAACCACACAGAACATggaagagagaacagagaacaAAGATACCAAAGGACataagaagaggagtaagataAGGGTCGTAAACTTTTTTGGAAACCCAGAGAGTTATTTAACAGAGAATACAGATGCCAAAacacacaagagaaagaaaacaaaacaaataaacactttTGAAAATACACAGGATGATTTTATAGAGAACATAGATTCCGACAGACACAGAAAGATAAGATTAGTGAACACCTTTGATAACACACAGAATGACACTAAAGAGAACATaactatcaacacacacaagagaagaaagattaaggtaGAAAACAACATTGGAAGCTCAGGcaacatcactaccaacacACAGGATGCTATAAAGAACAATTTGAAGCCAGAGAacacatcaaaaacacacaggaagaagaaaaaacaagacaatgctcttgaaaacacacatagcactcttgaaaacacaaagaacatcttcagaaacacaaaaaacgcccttgaaaacatATTAATTATCCtcgaaaacacacaacacaccattggaaacacacaacacatccttaaaaacacacaGAGCATCCtggaaacaacacaaaacacccaaatacactTAGAAAACGTACTTAGAGAATATagtaaggaaagagaacaagaatacACCTTTGAAAACACACACTGCACCCAAAAACAGGACAGAggcagcaacacaacacaacaaaacacatataggaagaaaagaaagcaagaaaacaaccttgaaaacacatccagccaagacacacacaaaacagggaagagaaaggttACAGTGGTAAATCCTTCTGAACTAAGTCTCCCTGCCAccacagacacagacacccTGCAAGCACCACACAGGAGGGAGACAGACACCTTCCCTACCTCCCCtgccaagaaaaataagaagaaaagggtaaaaatagaagagataTGTATAGAAACCCCTGTCATTGAGGATATTAAGGGTAAAATGAAGTCTTCTGCCCCTGCTAATGTGGAAAGAAACCCTGCCAAGGaatgtaagaagaggaaaagattaaaaatagaaGAGATATCTGTACAAGTCCCTGCCAGTGAAGAGAATGAGTGTAGCAGGGCCAGAACTGAGTCTATTGCCCGTGTCAATGAGGAAACAACCCCTGTCAAGAAACGCagtaagaaaagggaaaaattagaAACACCCATTATCACATTAACTTCCCCTATCAACGAACACAGTATGAACAAAACCACCCCTGCCgcagaacagaagaggaagaagagaaaactgcAGAGTATGTCCATTTCTACCCCTGCCAGCATGCCGCACATCCTGCCGCAAGCAACCAGCACCCCTGTCAACGCCACGAACACCCTGCCAAAGCctcagaagaagaggaaaggcaaaCATATCCCTACCAGcgagggaaataaaggaacCCCTGCCATAATCCCTCTCATCTTTCTAGATACCCCTACCAAGAAGAACACCCTGCCAAAGcctcagaagaagaagaaaggcaaaCATCCCCCTACCagtgagggaaatgaaggagccCCTGCCAtaatccctctcatccttctagATGCCCCTACCAAGGAGAACACCCTGCCAAAGAcccaaaagaagaggaaagataaacacACCGCTGTCACTGCAGAAATTAACCTTATTACCAAACCTTGCATGCTGTCAGATCCACTCAGCACCCCTGCCAACATCGCAACTACCCTGTCAAAGTctctgaagaagaaaaaagagaaaaacacccTTGCTTATCATGATGACATCTCTGCTAGTACAGACCATACCCCTGCCAACCTGGAGGACACCCCTGTCGAGAGACacaaaaagaagagtaaaaagatgaaaactcaATCCGACCCTGGCAGTATGGTTGGTGCCCCTGccagcataaccagtttccctgTCGTTGCACCCTGTAGCAACCCTGTAGAGGAGCCTAGTCCCCCTGTCAACATGGATTGCTCACAGACAAgaccaaagaagaagaagaagaagcacatcCCTGCCAACACCTCAGAAATCCGTGCTGAGAACATAGAGACCCCTGGCAACACATGCAACACCTCCGTTAAACCCTACATGAAAattaaggggaagaaaaataaggttaTCCCTGTCAGAGTATGCACCGCCCTTGCCAACATGAAAGACACTACTGAAAAGGCAGAAATGACgattaaaaagatgaaaaagaatcgTAACCCTGCCAAGGCCTTAGATAAAATTGCCAACATAGACAATAACACAGATAAACAATgcacaaaggagaaagacactaaaaaacgaaaacacaaCCCTGCCagcacttaa